In the genome of Leucobacter luti, one region contains:
- a CDS encoding pentapeptide repeat-containing protein, translating into MTAPGAAELSRRWTPDRLAALHEQILEQARIVKGPHRFETEWATTDEGRLDLRGVKAGRDGMQFRYVTLSRVDFRHARGRLMFFESELADCLFDSVSLSRQPRFDRSFVRCSFRAASMQGLAIGTRVTECDFTGADLRKLSSLPNTRFERCQFDAADLSGAEFSDTTFADCTFVDAALSASTSFTRCTFVNTPITFGLARVTGSRRDGEALPDQWGGEEQANAAREQYAQRYARAAAAGRADDLPLDPEAAS; encoded by the coding sequence ATGACGGCGCCTGGCGCTGCTGAGCTGTCGCGCAGATGGACCCCTGATCGGCTGGCTGCGCTGCACGAGCAGATCCTGGAGCAGGCGCGCATCGTGAAAGGGCCGCATCGCTTCGAGACCGAATGGGCGACGACGGACGAGGGCCGACTGGACCTGCGAGGGGTGAAAGCGGGGCGGGACGGAATGCAGTTCCGCTACGTCACCCTATCTCGCGTCGATTTTCGCCATGCACGGGGCCGCCTGATGTTCTTCGAGTCCGAGCTCGCCGACTGCCTGTTCGATTCCGTATCACTTTCCAGGCAGCCCCGATTCGATCGCAGCTTTGTGCGATGCAGTTTCCGTGCAGCATCGATGCAGGGCCTCGCGATTGGCACCCGGGTTACGGAGTGCGACTTTACTGGGGCGGATCTGCGCAAATTGTCGTCCTTGCCGAATACTCGATTCGAACGCTGCCAGTTCGACGCCGCCGATCTCAGCGGTGCAGAATTTTCGGACACCACCTTTGCGGACTGCACGTTTGTCGATGCCGCGCTCTCCGCGAGTACGAGTTTCACCCGGTGCACGTTTGTGAACACGCCCATCACGTTCGGTCTCGCCCGTGTGACCGGCTCACGTCGTGACGGCGAGGCGCTGCCGGATCAGTGGGGCGGCGAGGAGCAGGCTAACGCCGCGCGTGAACAGTATGCACAGCGCTACGCGCGTGCCGCGGCTGCAGGGCGTGCGGACGATCTGCCCTTGGATCCAGAGGCCGCGAGCTAA
- a CDS encoding DUF6389 family protein, with protein MGSIEYRDALKAVLDAESQTLTARLSVLHSAAAVGADGVLIEVFVDQDAEGPFGVWARFEGADAFSLDRQLGDDRELFAVIWGEEGWEPAVPSRPSDWSRAHLADVIVEVVAEWINPLIPPGSPDLRWEVGTSDGARDPIRVGPHDD; from the coding sequence GTGGGATCTATCGAGTATCGTGACGCGCTGAAAGCTGTGCTCGATGCTGAGTCACAGACTCTGACCGCCCGGCTTTCCGTGCTCCATAGTGCAGCGGCTGTCGGCGCAGACGGAGTGCTCATCGAGGTGTTCGTTGATCAGGACGCCGAAGGGCCGTTCGGTGTGTGGGCGCGTTTCGAGGGAGCTGACGCGTTCAGCCTCGACCGGCAACTCGGGGATGACCGGGAACTGTTCGCCGTGATCTGGGGCGAGGAGGGCTGGGAGCCCGCGGTGCCCTCACGCCCTTCGGATTGGTCTCGAGCGCACTTGGCGGATGTCATCGTCGAGGTCGTGGCCGAGTGGATCAACCCGCTCATCCCACCGGGGTCGCCTGATCTGCGTTGGGAAGTCGGAACATCAGACGGCGCCAGAGACCCGATCCGCGTGGGGCCTCACGATGACTGA
- a CDS encoding sigma-70 family RNA polymerase sigma factor: MNHEDAESHGHPPSSAPKSVHLAALPQLFRELSPRLRRYAFSLGATDAEADEVVSVTFESYLDFLTRNPEGVRNHEAYLVTIARNAFARLKRAAPDHFSVEQDLVVPARPFHDTLVIELEHTLLGGALQRVSDEDRRILALRLLEDRSSEDVAEELGITVVNARARLSRARRALRTEYLALYADSSAGTSCEPFIRPLAKFVAHGADAPPRRLAAHLATCASCGRVLNELRDEAGTGRRARAIVWGPIGLATLLQRAPGQQDRAHAVPLLALSQALVALGCALVLLLGIAQLLTPPGPSTDGSTGLPAQEREWSHPERGGPERQWLSVYPETTRLRMPAPGHEVEWDLGARNDALLSSLQVQLQVITKNQHLSDALRLTVATSTRTILDNAPLATLQGDGQTLGHLTPGEELSLRATLTRDSSDTDPALAAELSFHFAASTAVSEQTSGRAAQPTQATGPHPVDAFLLALTGGVLGGVLAVLAAALVLIGSGGILRNRSRGQRQNEQLCRPHAADEDLTRPETTEHRGHCAT, translated from the coding sequence GTGAATCACGAAGACGCTGAGTCACACGGACACCCTCCGAGCAGTGCGCCGAAATCGGTGCATCTCGCCGCACTTCCTCAGCTGTTCCGGGAGCTGTCACCTCGGCTCCGCCGATACGCGTTTTCCCTGGGCGCCACAGATGCGGAAGCGGACGAGGTGGTCTCCGTCACTTTTGAGTCCTACCTCGACTTCCTCACCCGGAACCCCGAGGGCGTGAGGAACCATGAGGCGTATTTGGTCACCATTGCTCGGAACGCCTTCGCGCGGTTGAAACGCGCTGCTCCAGATCACTTCTCGGTGGAACAAGATCTCGTGGTGCCTGCTCGGCCCTTCCATGACACGCTCGTGATCGAACTGGAGCACACGCTCTTGGGCGGGGCTCTGCAACGCGTGTCAGACGAAGACCGTCGTATTCTTGCCTTGCGCCTCCTCGAAGATCGATCTTCCGAAGACGTCGCGGAGGAACTCGGCATCACCGTGGTGAATGCGCGGGCGCGGCTCTCTCGCGCCCGCCGCGCTCTGCGTACTGAATACCTTGCCCTGTACGCAGACTCCTCGGCAGGAACGAGCTGTGAGCCGTTCATTCGTCCTCTCGCAAAGTTCGTTGCCCACGGTGCAGATGCACCACCACGCCGCCTGGCAGCTCACCTGGCCACGTGCGCTTCCTGCGGCAGAGTCTTGAACGAGCTCCGCGATGAGGCTGGCACCGGACGCCGTGCTCGCGCGATTGTCTGGGGGCCGATCGGGCTTGCCACCCTGCTCCAACGCGCGCCAGGACAGCAAGACCGTGCTCACGCGGTCCCGCTGCTTGCGCTCTCCCAAGCGCTGGTCGCTCTGGGGTGTGCGCTGGTCCTGCTCCTGGGCATCGCGCAGCTCCTCACCCCACCTGGTCCAAGCACCGACGGCTCCACGGGGCTCCCGGCTCAAGAAAGGGAATGGTCGCATCCGGAGCGGGGAGGCCCAGAGCGCCAGTGGCTTTCCGTGTACCCGGAAACCACGCGTTTGCGCATGCCTGCGCCCGGTCACGAAGTCGAGTGGGATCTCGGTGCGCGAAACGATGCGCTCCTGAGCAGCTTGCAGGTGCAATTGCAGGTCATCACCAAAAATCAGCATCTCAGCGATGCGCTGCGGCTTACCGTAGCCACTTCGACACGCACCATTCTCGACAACGCGCCACTTGCCACCCTCCAGGGTGATGGGCAGACGCTCGGTCACCTCACGCCGGGAGAAGAGCTGTCGTTGCGGGCCACGCTCACACGCGACAGTAGCGACACGGATCCAGCGCTCGCCGCAGAACTCTCGTTTCACTTTGCGGCCTCAACTGCTGTCTCAGAGCAGACCTCGGGTCGCGCGGCTCAGCCCACCCAGGCAACTGGACCCCATCCTGTTGACGCATTCCTGCTCGCGTTGACCGGAGGCGTGCTCGGAGGCGTGCTTGCGGTGCTTGCCGCTGCACTGGTGCTGATCGGATCGGGCGGTATTCTGCGCAATCGCTCGCGCGGGCAGCGGCAGAACGAGCAGCTCTGCCGTCCCCACGCAGCGGACGAGGATCTCACGCGCCCTGAGACAACCGAACACCGGGGCCACTGCGCCACCTGA